The Egicoccus sp. AB-alg2 genome window below encodes:
- a CDS encoding heme-binding protein, which yields MASLSLEQAQQIIDGAFAAAQEHDLKPLAVLVLDAGGHAKAFARQDGAANMRFQIAHGKAFGALGMGTGSRALMERAEQQAYFIAAATAAFGGALVPVPGGVLIKDGDGEILGAVGVTGDTSDNDEIAAVAGIEAVGLVAVTG from the coding sequence TTGGCATCGCTGTCGCTCGAGCAGGCCCAGCAGATCATCGACGGCGCCTTCGCCGCCGCGCAGGAACACGACCTCAAGCCGCTCGCGGTCCTGGTGCTGGACGCCGGCGGGCACGCGAAGGCGTTCGCGCGGCAGGACGGCGCGGCCAACATGCGCTTCCAGATCGCGCACGGGAAAGCGTTCGGTGCGCTCGGGATGGGAACCGGCTCGCGGGCGCTGATGGAACGCGCCGAGCAGCAGGCCTACTTCATCGCGGCGGCCACCGCGGCGTTCGGTGGGGCGCTGGTGCCGGTGCCGGGCGGCGTGCTGATCAAGGACGGCGATGGCGAGATCCTCGGCGCGGTCGGCGTGACGGGCGACACCTCGGACAACGACGAGATCGCGGCGGTGGCCGGCATCGAGGCGGTCGGGCTCGTCGCCGTCACCGGCTGA
- a CDS encoding von Willebrand factor type A domain-containing protein yields MRPTTRQILAAAGCLALVLTACGAGDTATEAALDVTLQGADDEAAEMPAAGGALDAGAEADAAAPLVDEDPAAPEGERGGIESVVFDDHGVAGWVDTGSDAVSTFRTDATVGSYRVAESWLVNGVLPPAEGVRAEEWINALDHGYPAPAGDEVWAVHADAGAPWWQTGPDAPANTRLLRVGLRATDGVGERPPASITFVIDVSGSMETDDRLDTVVEVLGRSLDRLDERDQVAIVTFHDDARLELAHTSDYGQVRDVLAGLRPLNATNTGAGVVLGHETAAEGHREGDHSSVVVLADGMANEGVTDPRQIVERLDEVGGPARIVTHTVGIGREVYNDALLSTLANESGGTYAYIDRSDQADRLFDRDLPLLWPVAHDVKTQVTFEPSSVRAWRLIGYESRALAAEDFRDDAVTGAYVGAGHAVTAIYELDLAVEGGTGGELGQVQVRWADPRSGDVSEMEVPLPAALATEESGSATFGQAAAMTALVEALRGSPHALVNLQQVADQADGELAALVEASRAAFQGAPAQRREFVQP; encoded by the coding sequence ATGCGTCCGACGACCCGTCAGATTCTCGCGGCCGCTGGCTGCCTCGCGCTCGTCCTGACCGCGTGCGGCGCGGGGGACACGGCCACCGAGGCCGCCCTGGACGTCACGCTGCAGGGCGCCGACGACGAGGCCGCGGAGATGCCGGCGGCCGGCGGCGCGCTGGACGCCGGGGCAGAGGCCGACGCGGCCGCCCCGCTGGTCGACGAGGACCCCGCGGCGCCGGAGGGGGAGCGCGGCGGGATCGAGTCGGTCGTGTTCGACGACCACGGCGTGGCCGGGTGGGTCGACACCGGTAGCGACGCCGTCTCCACCTTCCGCACGGACGCGACCGTCGGCTCGTACCGGGTCGCGGAGTCGTGGCTGGTCAACGGCGTGCTGCCACCCGCCGAGGGCGTACGCGCCGAGGAATGGATCAACGCGCTCGACCACGGTTACCCGGCACCCGCCGGTGACGAGGTGTGGGCCGTGCACGCCGACGCCGGCGCACCGTGGTGGCAGACCGGACCCGACGCGCCGGCCAACACCCGGCTGTTGCGCGTCGGGTTGCGCGCCACCGACGGCGTGGGGGAGCGGCCCCCGGCCTCGATCACGTTCGTGATCGACGTGTCGGGATCGATGGAGACCGACGACCGGCTGGACACCGTGGTGGAGGTGCTTGGCCGCTCCCTCGACCGGCTCGACGAGCGTGACCAGGTCGCCATCGTGACCTTCCACGACGACGCACGACTGGAGCTGGCCCACACCAGCGACTACGGGCAGGTCCGCGACGTGCTCGCCGGCCTGCGGCCGCTGAACGCGACCAACACCGGCGCCGGTGTCGTCCTGGGCCACGAGACGGCCGCCGAGGGCCATCGCGAGGGCGACCACTCGAGCGTGGTCGTGCTGGCCGACGGAATGGCCAACGAAGGCGTCACCGACCCGCGGCAGATCGTCGAACGCCTCGACGAGGTGGGCGGGCCCGCCCGGATCGTGACGCACACGGTGGGGATCGGTCGCGAGGTCTACAACGACGCGTTGCTGTCCACCCTCGCCAACGAGTCCGGCGGTACCTACGCCTACATCGACCGCAGCGACCAGGCCGACCGGCTCTTCGACCGCGACCTGCCGCTGCTGTGGCCGGTGGCCCACGACGTCAAGACCCAGGTGACGTTCGAGCCGTCGAGCGTGCGGGCATGGCGCCTGATCGGCTACGAGTCGCGGGCGCTGGCGGCGGAGGACTTCCGCGACGACGCCGTCACCGGCGCCTACGTCGGCGCCGGACATGCCGTCACGGCGATCTACGAGCTCGACCTCGCGGTCGAGGGCGGCACCGGCGGCGAGCTCGGCCAGGTGCAGGTGCGGTGGGCCGACCCGCGCTCGGGCGACGTCAGCGAGATGGAGGTGCCGCTGCCGGCGGCGCTGGCCACAGAGGAGTCCGGGTCGGCCACGTTCGGCCAGGCCGCGGCGATGACCGCACTGGTCGAGGCGCTACGCGGCTCGCCACATGCGCTGGTCAACCTGCAGCAGGTCGCCGACCAGGCCGACGGCGAGCTGGCCGCACTGGTGGAGGCCTCGCGCGCCGCCTTCCAGGGCGCACCCGCCCAGCGCCGAGAGTTCGTCCAGCCGTGA
- a CDS encoding S-layer homology domain-containing protein, translating to MRCAVPARLFRPLTVAALLAGLLATLVAPALASPLPSGTYGANIDAYARYEGQSQCLSEEQPGVRDFRALLQRTYGANGGGILRNCSQGGKSEHKEGRAYDWMLNANNASDRRKADEVLGWLLATDEHGNRHAMARRLGIMYIIWNRQVWNAYRPDEGWRPYTGASPHTDHIHFSFTWDGALRRTSYWRPLPDVNSSTPASTSGPFRDVPADAWHHDAVLWMVGHDITGGVADGSFGSSRPVTRAQMAAFLWRTAGKPAPRAPHTFGDVPADAYYADAVAWLQQAGVVTGTRDGRFDPSATVTRGQMASFLWRFVGSPAPAGRHPFIDVRAREHFDPAVAFLTEHGVVTGKTATEYAPTDRVTRAQTAALLWRLAGTQAAWTNAAHVPATVRF from the coding sequence GTGCGTTGTGCTGTGCCCGCCCGTCTGTTCCGCCCGCTGACCGTCGCCGCCCTCCTCGCCGGCCTGCTCGCGACGCTCGTCGCACCGGCGTTGGCCAGCCCGCTGCCGAGCGGCACGTACGGCGCCAACATCGACGCCTACGCGCGCTACGAGGGCCAGAGCCAGTGCCTGTCCGAGGAGCAGCCCGGTGTCCGTGACTTCCGCGCACTCCTGCAGCGCACCTACGGCGCCAACGGTGGCGGCATCCTGCGCAACTGCTCGCAAGGCGGCAAGAGCGAGCACAAGGAGGGCCGCGCCTACGACTGGATGCTGAACGCCAACAACGCCAGCGACCGGCGCAAGGCCGACGAGGTGCTCGGCTGGCTGCTCGCCACCGACGAGCACGGCAACCGCCACGCCATGGCCCGCCGGCTCGGCATCATGTACATCATCTGGAACCGCCAGGTCTGGAACGCCTACCGGCCCGACGAGGGTTGGCGTCCCTACACCGGCGCGAGCCCGCACACCGACCACATCCACTTCAGCTTCACCTGGGACGGTGCGCTGCGCAGGACCTCCTATTGGCGCCCGCTGCCCGACGTGAACTCGTCGACGCCGGCGTCCACGTCGGGCCCGTTCCGCGACGTGCCCGCCGACGCGTGGCACCACGACGCCGTACTGTGGATGGTTGGCCACGACATCACCGGCGGCGTCGCCGACGGCAGCTTCGGCTCGTCACGCCCGGTGACGCGCGCACAGATGGCGGCGTTCCTGTGGCGGACCGCCGGCAAGCCCGCCCCGCGGGCGCCGCACACGTTCGGGGACGTGCCGGCAGACGCCTACTACGCCGACGCCGTCGCCTGGCTGCAGCAGGCCGGCGTGGTGACCGGGACCCGCGATGGACGGTTCGACCCGTCGGCTACCGTGACCCGCGGCCAGATGGCGTCGTTCCTGTGGCGCTTCGTGGGCAGCCCGGCGCCCGCCGGCCGGCATCCGTTCATCGACGTCCGGGCCCGCGAGCACTTCGACCCGGCCGTGGCGTTCCTGACGGAACACGGGGTCGTCACCGGCAAGACCGCGACCGAATACGCCCCCACCGACCGGGTCACCCGTGCCCAGACCGCCGCGCTGCTCTGGCGGCTCGCCGGCACCCAGGCGGCCTGGACGAACGCCGCGCACGTGCCGGCCACCGTCCGCTTCTGA
- a CDS encoding SET domain-containing protein, protein MLDKIAAVVDGIVVMAYRDTPEAQLALLGEERRVAAATGTRLWVALELTEQEPAYVRARSVGEWSTARDITSLRWRCGTIPRPRMPGGPVLYEVRESPVAGRGLFATRRIAADTLLMQAPVLVVPAEQRAALQQTIVDDYVYEWNDDGSAGLVLGVSSMCNHSPDPNAYLWLVPDTESAELWSLRPIAKNEEITVSYRADGGGELWFEVVETD, encoded by the coding sequence TTGCTGGACAAGATCGCCGCGGTCGTGGACGGGATCGTGGTGATGGCCTACCGCGACACTCCCGAGGCACAGCTGGCGTTGCTGGGGGAGGAGCGGCGGGTGGCGGCCGCGACCGGCACCCGGCTGTGGGTGGCACTGGAGTTGACCGAGCAGGAGCCCGCCTATGTTCGGGCCAGGAGCGTCGGGGAGTGGTCGACAGCACGTGATATAACGAGCCTGCGGTGGCGATGCGGCACGATCCCGCGTCCACGCATGCCCGGAGGCCCGGTGTTGTACGAAGTCCGCGAGTCGCCCGTCGCCGGACGAGGCTTGTTCGCCACCCGTCGCATCGCGGCGGACACGCTGCTCATGCAGGCGCCGGTCCTGGTCGTCCCGGCCGAGCAGCGCGCCGCGCTGCAGCAGACGATCGTCGACGACTACGTCTACGAGTGGAACGACGACGGGTCCGCCGGCCTGGTCCTGGGTGTGTCGTCGATGTGCAACCACAGCCCGGACCCGAACGCGTACCTGTGGTTGGTGCCCGACACCGAGTCGGCCGAACTGTGGTCACTGCGGCCGATCGCCAAGAACGAAGAGATCACCGTCTCGTACCGCGCCGACGGCGGCGGCGAGCTCTGGTTCGAGGTCGTCGAGACTGACTGA
- a CDS encoding S16 family serine protease, with protein MTQPRRRMRATKLLILAMLVLLAPVPWVHLVDEDPPGNAWRLDGRLVVEGQVVNPPGRWSWLTVGRPPMVAEVVADRLVDVGHTRNMRTAAGAQRPRVNEPAAVAVGLSRAGIDVDFGLLVEGVGPTEGYLPEQMTITRMNGVDLVDRRAWQRAVAKAESPVIFQSDEGKTYAAPGPLLPFDEIHVVDLAPGDLDAAIGGQLASFAPIGWFRDLALGRSHGLMIALMTYAEVANHDLAHGRHVAGTGGIRGDGAVTRIGGLPAKATAARNRGADVLVFPAVQAHELEDFNPGRMRLLPVDSIDEAIKVLDAASAAKHGYPAY; from the coding sequence ATGACGCAGCCGCGACGCCGTATGCGCGCCACGAAGCTGCTGATCCTCGCGATGCTGGTGCTGCTGGCGCCCGTGCCCTGGGTCCACCTGGTGGACGAGGACCCGCCCGGGAACGCCTGGCGGCTGGACGGCCGGCTGGTCGTCGAAGGGCAGGTCGTGAACCCGCCCGGCCGCTGGTCGTGGCTGACCGTCGGCCGGCCGCCCATGGTGGCCGAGGTGGTGGCCGACCGGCTCGTCGACGTCGGTCACACGCGGAACATGCGGACGGCTGCCGGGGCGCAGCGTCCACGCGTCAACGAGCCGGCCGCCGTCGCGGTCGGGCTCTCGCGTGCCGGGATCGACGTCGACTTCGGCCTGTTGGTCGAGGGCGTCGGCCCCACCGAGGGCTACCTGCCCGAGCAGATGACGATCACCCGTATGAACGGCGTCGACCTCGTCGACCGCCGCGCCTGGCAGCGCGCGGTCGCCAAGGCCGAGTCACCGGTGATCTTCCAGTCCGACGAGGGCAAGACCTATGCCGCTCCCGGCCCGCTGCTGCCGTTCGACGAGATCCACGTCGTCGACCTCGCGCCGGGGGACCTCGACGCGGCGATCGGCGGCCAGCTCGCCAGCTTCGCGCCGATCGGCTGGTTCCGCGACCTCGCGCTCGGCCGCTCGCACGGGCTGATGATCGCGCTGATGACCTACGCCGAGGTGGCCAACCACGACCTGGCACACGGGCGTCACGTCGCCGGCACCGGCGGCATCCGCGGCGACGGCGCCGTCACCCGCATCGGCGGCCTGCCGGCGAAGGCGACCGCCGCACGCAACCGTGGCGCCGACGTGCTGGTGTTCCCCGCCGTGCAGGCACACGAGCTCGAGGACTTCAACCCGGGGCGGATGCGACTGCTGCCGGTCGACAGCATCGACGAGGCGATCAAGGTGCTGGACGCCGCGTCGGCCGCCAAGCACGGCTACCCGGCCTACTGA
- a CDS encoding GlsB/YeaQ/YmgE family stress response membrane protein — MGIIAFIILGIVAGYLGRLIMPGRQKMGFVATAALGMVGSVVGGVLGSLISGEGLALGTAGLLGSIIGVLIVLFVAERVGRGDSTDRGTRRA, encoded by the coding sequence GTGGGCATCATCGCCTTCATCATCCTCGGCATCGTGGCCGGCTATCTCGGCCGCCTGATCATGCCGGGCCGTCAGAAGATGGGCTTCGTGGCGACCGCCGCGCTGGGCATGGTCGGCTCGGTCGTCGGTGGCGTGTTGGGCTCGCTCATCAGCGGCGAGGGCCTGGCACTCGGCACGGCGGGCCTGCTCGGTTCGATCATCGGTGTGCTGATCGTGTTGTTCGTGGCCGAACGCGTCGGCCGTGGCGACAGCACCGACCGCGGGACGCGACGCGCCTGA
- a CDS encoding ABC transporter permease yields MTAPSLPAKPLEGPATRLAVRDAWTVTKRNLRHFLRQPRLLVFSTIQPVMFVVLFSAVFGGVAGAALPEGIEYLDFLLPGIFVQSAAFRSTQTAVGLAEDLERGVIDRFRSMPMARYAVLAGRTFADLTRNLAVLLLMTAVGYLLGFRFTQGFLAAVGALAVVGLFGFVLSWIFTYVALAVPGAEAAQTAGFVAVFPLVFASSIFVPVETMPSWLQGFAANSPVTVAADAARALSIGGPTLRPVLLTLAWAGAILAIAVPASVRRYRRID; encoded by the coding sequence ATGACGGCGCCGAGCCTGCCCGCCAAGCCGCTGGAGGGTCCCGCCACGCGCCTGGCGGTGCGCGACGCGTGGACCGTGACCAAGCGCAACCTGCGGCACTTCTTGCGCCAGCCGCGGCTGCTGGTGTTCTCGACGATCCAGCCAGTGATGTTCGTGGTGCTGTTCTCGGCCGTGTTCGGGGGTGTGGCCGGCGCGGCGCTGCCCGAGGGGATCGAGTACCTCGATTTCCTGCTGCCCGGCATCTTCGTGCAGTCGGCGGCATTCCGGTCCACGCAGACGGCGGTCGGCCTCGCCGAGGACCTCGAGCGCGGCGTCATCGACCGGTTCCGTTCCATGCCGATGGCCCGCTACGCGGTCCTGGCGGGGCGCACCTTCGCCGACCTGACCCGCAACCTCGCCGTCCTGCTGCTCATGACGGCGGTGGGCTACCTGCTCGGGTTCCGATTCACGCAAGGCTTCCTGGCGGCGGTCGGTGCGCTCGCGGTGGTCGGGTTGTTCGGGTTCGTGCTGAGCTGGATCTTCACCTACGTCGCCCTCGCGGTGCCGGGGGCCGAGGCGGCGCAGACCGCCGGGTTCGTGGCCGTCTTCCCGTTGGTCTTCGCCAGCTCGATCTTCGTGCCGGTGGAGACGATGCCGAGCTGGCTGCAGGGATTCGCGGCCAACAGTCCCGTGACGGTCGCCGCCGATGCGGCCCGGGCCCTGTCGATCGGGGGCCCGACGCTGCGGCCCGTGCTGCTCACCCTCGCGTGGGCCGGTGCGATCCTGGCGATCGCAGTCCCGGCCTCGGTGCGTCGCTACCGCCGCATCGACTGA
- a CDS encoding ATP-binding cassette domain-containing protein, whose product MSELAVRVQQVRKRFGGHDALAGVDLEVGVGEVLGLLGPNGAGKTTLVRVLATLLTPDGGRATVFGHDVVREAPQVRRLIGLTGQYAAVDELLTGRENLRMFGELFHLPLRAARERADELLERFDLVTAADRPARTYSGGMRRRLDLASSLVVQPRLLFLDEPTTGLDPRSRNAIWEVTRDLVAQGTTLLLTTQYLEEADVLADRIAVIDRGHIIAEGTGDQLKDRIGGRVVDVLLADDGDVEVAMDALPQAEAAPDARRVLVHVEEDAPLEVLAEVARRLAARGVEVRDVGLRRPTLDDVFLELTGTRSAEGAPPTGPVEEVTP is encoded by the coding sequence GTGAGCGAACTCGCCGTCCGGGTGCAGCAGGTGCGAAAGCGCTTCGGGGGACACGACGCCCTGGCCGGGGTCGACCTCGAGGTGGGCGTGGGGGAGGTGCTGGGTCTGCTCGGGCCGAACGGGGCCGGCAAGACGACCCTCGTGCGCGTGCTCGCCACCCTGCTGACGCCCGACGGCGGCCGGGCCACGGTCTTCGGTCACGACGTGGTGCGTGAGGCCCCGCAGGTGCGCCGGCTGATCGGCCTCACCGGCCAGTACGCGGCCGTCGACGAGCTGTTGACCGGCCGCGAGAACCTGCGCATGTTCGGTGAGCTGTTCCACCTGCCGTTGCGGGCCGCCCGCGAGCGTGCCGACGAGCTGCTGGAGCGGTTCGATCTCGTGACGGCCGCGGACCGTCCGGCCCGGACCTACTCGGGCGGCATGCGCCGGCGCCTGGACCTGGCGTCCAGCCTCGTCGTGCAGCCGCGGCTGCTGTTCCTCGACGAGCCGACCACGGGCCTGGATCCGCGCAGCCGCAACGCCATCTGGGAGGTGACCCGGGACCTCGTCGCACAGGGCACGACGCTGCTGTTGACGACCCAGTACCTCGAGGAGGCGGACGTGCTCGCCGATCGGATCGCCGTGATCGACCGCGGGCACATCATCGCCGAAGGCACCGGCGACCAGCTCAAGGACCGCATCGGCGGCCGGGTGGTCGACGTCCTGCTGGCCGACGACGGCGACGTCGAGGTGGCCATGGACGCCCTGCCGCAGGCCGAGGCCGCCCCCGATGCCCGCCGCGTGCTGGTGCACGTCGAGGAGGACGCGCCGCTGGAGGTGCTGGCCGAGGTGGCACGACGCCTGGCCGCCCGCGGGGTCGAGGTCCGGGACGTCGGTCTGCGCCGTCCGACGCTGGACGACGTCTTCCTGGAGCTCACCGGCACCCGCTCCGCGGAGGGTGCGCCGCCGACCGGCCCCGTCGAGGAGGTGACGCCATGA
- a CDS encoding helix-turn-helix domain-containing protein: MHEDRPRDLDNGEGAAELRARVAATVRELRSRAGRSLADVAAAAGIGKSTLHAIEAGDANPGIETLWALARALGVPFGALLEPPVPPVRVVRAGDAPRLRSERYNLEARVLLTTTHLARVELSVLELEPGNPAGEGGNAEPHTVGTVEHVLVTAGRLLVGPVGGLVELEEGDLATFPGDVPHRYEARSDGTRAVLLIEYT; this comes from the coding sequence GTGCACGAGGACCGACCGCGAGACCTCGACAACGGCGAGGGTGCCGCGGAACTGCGGGCACGGGTGGCCGCCACGGTCCGCGAGTTGCGCTCGCGGGCGGGCCGCAGCCTGGCGGACGTCGCGGCCGCGGCCGGCATCGGCAAGTCCACGCTGCACGCGATCGAAGCGGGCGACGCCAACCCCGGCATCGAGACGCTGTGGGCACTCGCACGCGCGCTCGGGGTCCCGTTCGGCGCGCTGCTCGAACCGCCGGTCCCACCGGTCCGGGTCGTGCGCGCCGGTGACGCGCCCCGGCTGCGCAGCGAGCGCTACAACCTCGAAGCCCGGGTGCTGCTGACCACCACGCACCTCGCCCGGGTCGAGTTGTCGGTGCTGGAGCTGGAACCGGGCAACCCGGCGGGGGAGGGCGGCAACGCCGAGCCGCACACCGTCGGCACCGTCGAACACGTGCTGGTCACCGCCGGTCGCCTGCTGGTCGGTCCGGTCGGCGGGCTCGTGGAACTCGAAGAGGGAGACCTCGCCACGTTCCCGGGCGACGTGCCACACCGCTACGAAGCCCGTTCGGACGGGACGCGGGCCGTGCTGCTCATCGAATACACCTGA
- a CDS encoding AzlC family ABC transporter permease: MSSLHRTPVSPPLVGGIVARTLPVAVAVAAYGVSFGVLAVAAGLSPLLATLSSLLVCAGGSQFAFIGVLAAGGSPMTGAVGGLLLNLRFLAFGLAMRQHLPRDASRPRRLADAHLVVDETVALTLAGPDDHRPRRFRVIGVTLVSTWVVTTAIGAYGGSRLGDLDAWGLDVAFPAGFVALLAPWLRTRRGKVAAAVGGLIALALTPLLPPGIPVVVAAAGAALALRVPEPAPAPDTRPTSARPTGTADGADTSADTGPGTGADPGSKEG; the protein is encoded by the coding sequence ATGAGTTCACTTCACCGAACGCCCGTGTCACCGCCGCTGGTCGGCGGCATCGTCGCACGCACGCTGCCCGTCGCGGTGGCGGTGGCCGCCTACGGCGTCTCCTTCGGGGTGCTGGCGGTCGCGGCGGGTCTGTCGCCGCTGCTCGCGACGCTGTCCAGCCTGCTGGTCTGTGCCGGGGGCAGTCAGTTCGCGTTCATCGGCGTGCTCGCCGCCGGTGGCAGCCCGATGACCGGCGCGGTCGGCGGGTTGCTGCTCAACCTGCGTTTCCTCGCCTTCGGGCTCGCGATGCGACAGCACCTGCCGCGTGACGCGTCGCGGCCACGCCGGCTGGCCGACGCCCACCTCGTCGTCGACGAGACGGTCGCCCTCACGCTGGCCGGCCCCGACGACCACCGCCCACGCCGTTTCCGGGTGATCGGCGTCACGCTGGTCTCGACCTGGGTGGTGACCACGGCGATCGGCGCCTACGGCGGCAGCCGGCTGGGCGACCTGGACGCATGGGGCCTGGACGTGGCGTTCCCGGCCGGGTTCGTCGCACTGCTGGCCCCGTGGCTCCGCACGCGCCGCGGGAAGGTTGCCGCGGCGGTCGGTGGACTCATCGCCCTCGCGTTGACTCCCCTGCTGCCACCGGGCATCCCCGTCGTCGTGGCGGCCGCGGGCGCTGCGCTCGCGCTCCGGGTCCCGGAGCCGGCTCCCGCGCCCGACACCCGGCCGACGTCGGCGCGCCCGACCGGTACGGCCGACGGCGCCGACACCTCCGCGGACACCGGCCCCGGCACCGGCGCCGATCCCGGCTCGAAGGAGGGCTGA
- a CDS encoding AzlD domain-containing protein yields the protein MVLLALALLTVGTYAAKAAGLLVATDRELPLGLRRAVDLLPAALLAALVVTQTVADGQALHLDARIAGVAAAGLAVWLRAPFAVVVVAGMATTAGLRALGVG from the coding sequence ATGGTCCTGTTGGCGCTCGCCCTGCTCACGGTCGGGACCTACGCCGCCAAGGCCGCGGGCCTGCTGGTCGCCACCGACCGGGAACTGCCGCTGGGGCTGCGGCGGGCCGTTGACCTGCTGCCGGCGGCGCTGCTCGCGGCCCTGGTCGTCACCCAGACGGTCGCCGACGGGCAGGCGCTGCACCTCGACGCCCGCATCGCCGGCGTGGCCGCCGCCGGGCTCGCCGTGTGGCTGCGCGCGCCGTTCGCCGTCGTCGTGGTCGCCGGCATGGCCACCACCGCCGGGTTGCGCGCGCTCGGCGTCGGCTGA
- a CDS encoding ribonuclease H, whose translation MSDTTPLTCASCGQTFTPSPDLLARYPGWTPKECPRCYRGGRTRTRSGSRDAAALAGEEQLTLAEVLDKYAGGPDSGVFTDGAASPNPGPGGWGAVYVVDGEVVAQDRGHEPHTTNNRMELTALLHGIELVPAGTPAVVYSDSNLAVRTINEWAAGWAARGWRRKTGPVENLDLVRPLYEAVSARPELDVRWIKAHAGNRWNEYADSLATAYARDQL comes from the coding sequence ATGTCCGACACCACGCCGCTGACCTGTGCCTCCTGCGGGCAGACGTTCACCCCGTCGCCCGACCTCCTGGCCCGCTATCCGGGCTGGACGCCGAAGGAGTGCCCCCGCTGCTACCGCGGCGGCCGCACGCGCACCCGCAGTGGGTCGCGCGATGCCGCCGCCCTGGCCGGCGAGGAGCAGCTGACGCTCGCCGAGGTACTCGACAAGTACGCGGGCGGCCCCGATTCCGGGGTGTTCACCGACGGGGCCGCCAGCCCCAACCCCGGTCCCGGCGGCTGGGGCGCGGTCTACGTCGTCGACGGCGAGGTGGTCGCCCAGGACCGCGGCCACGAACCGCACACGACCAACAACCGCATGGAGCTCACCGCCCTGCTGCACGGCATCGAGCTGGTGCCGGCCGGCACGCCCGCCGTCGTCTACTCCGATTCCAACCTGGCGGTACGGACCATCAACGAGTGGGCCGCGGGCTGGGCGGCACGCGGGTGGCGGCGCAAGACCGGGCCGGTGGAGAACCTCGACCTCGTGCGCCCGCTCTACGAGGCCGTTTCGGCCCGCCCGGAGCTGGACGTGCGCTGGATCAAGGCGCACGCCGGCAACCGCTGGAACGAGTACGCGGACAGCCTGGCGACCGCCTACGCCCGCGACCAGCTCTGA
- a CDS encoding PAC2 family protein, which yields MRLLRLDDDAPDLGPDPVLVLSLDGWTDAGEGGTAAADALRGTAHPVPLGTFDGDALYDYRDRRPQLAIDRGMLAQPVWPELTLEALRPTSGPALLLVTGAEPDLSWQQLGRDLLELANRFGATRYVGLGAVPGPIPHTRPVQILATSSDPQLLERIGRPHEQLVVPSSCQSAMEALLAAGGLTTLGLWARIPHYIAGEYPEAARALLERFTGYLGTPVDLTPFDEAVTDNRAKLDLAAASSDEVTEHVRQLERLYDAELEAERLADGNGAGGADFTEAQVPSADDLAAEIERFLRGRTE from the coding sequence ATGAGACTTCTTCGACTCGACGACGACGCGCCGGACCTCGGTCCCGACCCCGTACTCGTGCTCTCGCTCGACGGGTGGACCGACGCCGGCGAGGGCGGCACGGCCGCCGCCGACGCGCTGCGCGGCACCGCCCATCCCGTGCCGTTGGGCACGTTCGACGGCGACGCGCTCTACGACTACCGCGACCGTCGGCCGCAGCTGGCCATCGACCGCGGCATGCTCGCCCAGCCGGTCTGGCCGGAGCTCACGCTCGAAGCGCTGCGTCCGACCAGCGGACCGGCCCTGCTGCTGGTGACCGGCGCCGAACCGGACCTGTCGTGGCAGCAGCTGGGCCGTGACCTGCTCGAGCTGGCCAACCGCTTCGGTGCCACCCGCTACGTCGGTCTCGGCGCCGTGCCCGGACCGATCCCCCACACCCGGCCGGTGCAGATCCTGGCGACCTCCAGCGACCCGCAACTGCTGGAGCGCATCGGCCGGCCGCACGAGCAGCTCGTGGTCCCCTCGTCGTGCCAGTCGGCGATGGAGGCGCTGCTCGCGGCCGGGGGCCTGACGACGCTGGGACTGTGGGCGCGGATCCCGCACTACATCGCGGGCGAGTACCCGGAGGCGGCGCGCGCCTTGCTGGAACGGTTCACGGGTTACCTCGGCACGCCCGTGGACCTCACCCCCTTCGACGAGGCGGTGACCGACAACCGCGCCAAGCTCGACCTCGCCGCGGCCTCGTCCGACGAGGTCACCGAGCACGTCCGCCAGCTCGAGCGGCTCTACGACGCCGAACTGGAGGCCGAACGGCTGGCCGACGGCAACGGTGCCGGGGGCGCCGACTTCACCGAGGCGCAGGTCCCCTCCGCCGACGACCTCGCCGCGGAGATCGAGCGGTTCCTGCGCGGTCGCACGGAGTAG